The proteins below are encoded in one region of Bacillus sp. 2205SS5-2:
- a CDS encoding Mu transposase C-terminal domain-containing protein gives MIFINQVLQYVKDSKRIRVIEIEESYVFIVDIDAHTSMPKKELYTTLATEIEQNELLVIADPFVRVVADNDLTEVQIQKREEDWATIQENCLIQMNELLLKRGRESKIKEIAEKLNVTPSKVKKLLSRYWQRGMNKNAMLPDYANSGGKGKVKTLTEAKTGRPRRVNISGDFQTGINITDKVKLQFEHAINKYYRKTNNYSLKDVYHFILRDFYSDRYKENGEMKYRVWEANRIPSYNQFYYWFKKIEDPKKDIQFRKSTKEYELKHRPILSDSKSETNGPGTRFQIDATIADIYLVSSLDVNKVIGRPVIYAVIDVYSRIITGLYVGLEGPSWIGAMMALDNMVSDKLDFCKKYGIEITEEQWPTKHLPEIIIADRGEFEGYSVENLINNLNIKIENTTAYRGDLKGIVERKFRTFNGKIKQKAPGAIQKEYRERGDQDYRLDATLNFKEFTTLIITLVLHHNHKIIDKYPMEKEMITDGIVPTPVNLWNWGIQNRKGRLRTVDRNILRLNVLPRGKATISRAGIKFKNLLYGSRQAIEEQWYLKLKNRSIEIVYDPRNVEKIYIPHDNGLDFEACILLEPSQQYRNDFLEEIVFHQQLRSELEEVERSHQVQLTINTDAMMNEIIKKAEKKKKQSFNQPTSKKEKIASIRDNKLTEKQLNREEEKFDLTPAVISDQAHVIDFATKEKVQDDKPKKSSSRLMEKLKKKRDETFGNDE, from the coding sequence ATGATTTTTATTAATCAGGTACTTCAATATGTGAAAGATTCTAAGCGAATTCGTGTAATTGAAATAGAGGAATCGTATGTGTTTATTGTTGATATAGATGCTCATACGTCAATGCCTAAGAAAGAATTATACACAACATTAGCTACAGAAATTGAACAGAATGAATTGCTAGTAATAGCAGATCCATTTGTGCGTGTTGTAGCAGACAATGATCTAACAGAAGTACAGATTCAAAAACGTGAAGAAGATTGGGCTACCATTCAAGAGAATTGTTTAATACAGATGAATGAATTACTTCTGAAACGTGGAAGAGAGTCCAAAATTAAAGAAATTGCAGAAAAGCTTAATGTAACACCTTCTAAAGTAAAAAAACTACTTAGTCGGTATTGGCAGCGTGGCATGAATAAAAATGCCATGTTACCAGACTATGCAAACTCTGGTGGCAAAGGTAAAGTGAAAACTTTGACAGAAGCTAAAACAGGTCGTCCACGTAGGGTGAACATTAGTGGTGATTTTCAAACTGGCATTAATATAACAGACAAAGTGAAGCTACAGTTTGAGCATGCAATTAATAAATATTACCGAAAGACGAACAACTACTCATTAAAAGATGTCTATCATTTCATATTGCGTGATTTTTATTCAGACCGTTATAAAGAAAATGGTGAAATGAAATACAGGGTATGGGAAGCAAACCGAATTCCGTCTTACAATCAGTTTTACTATTGGTTTAAGAAAATAGAAGATCCAAAGAAAGATATTCAGTTCCGTAAAAGTACGAAAGAATATGAACTGAAGCATCGTCCTATTTTAAGTGATTCAAAATCGGAAACAAATGGTCCAGGTACTCGCTTCCAAATTGATGCAACAATTGCAGATATATATTTAGTGAGCTCACTTGATGTAAATAAAGTCATTGGTCGTCCTGTTATTTATGCTGTTATTGATGTGTATTCACGAATAATAACAGGACTATATGTTGGATTAGAAGGGCCTTCATGGATTGGAGCGATGATGGCTTTAGATAATATGGTGTCAGACAAATTGGACTTCTGTAAGAAATATGGAATTGAGATTACAGAGGAACAATGGCCAACAAAACATTTACCTGAAATTATTATTGCAGATAGAGGAGAGTTTGAAGGTTATTCTGTCGAAAATTTAATCAATAACTTAAATATAAAAATAGAAAATACGACAGCTTACCGAGGAGATTTAAAAGGAATTGTTGAACGTAAATTTCGTACGTTTAACGGCAAAATAAAGCAGAAGGCTCCTGGGGCAATTCAAAAGGAATATCGTGAGCGCGGAGACCAAGATTATCGTTTAGACGCTACGTTGAATTTTAAAGAATTTACAACATTAATTATTACTCTAGTCCTTCACCATAATCATAAAATCATTGATAAATATCCAATGGAAAAGGAAATGATTACAGATGGAATAGTGCCAACACCGGTAAATTTATGGAACTGGGGCATTCAAAATCGTAAAGGGCGTTTAAGAACAGTTGATCGTAATATTCTACGCTTAAATGTATTACCACGTGGCAAGGCAACAATTTCTAGAGCAGGTATTAAGTTTAAAAACTTGTTATATGGTTCACGGCAAGCGATTGAAGAACAATGGTATCTGAAGCTTAAAAATCGCAGTATTGAAATTGTGTATGATCCTCGTAATGTAGAGAAGATATATATTCCTCATGATAATGGTTTGGATTTTGAAGCGTGTATATTACTTGAACCAAGCCAACAGTATCGAAACGACTTTTTAGAGGAAATTGTTTTTCACCAACAGCTACGTAGTGAGTTGGAAGAAGTCGAACGCTCTCATCAAGTACAGCTAACCATTAATACGGATGCCATGATGAATGAAATAATAAAAAAGGCAGAGAAGAAGAAAAAGCAATCATTCAATCAACCAACAAGTAAAAAAGAAAAAATTGCTTCGATAAGAGATAACAAACTTACGGAAAAACAGTTAAATCGTGAAGAGGAGAAGTTTGATCTAACGCCAGCTGTCATCAGTGATCAAGCACATGTTATTGATTTTGCAACAAAAGAAAAAGTACAGGATGACAAACCTAAAAAATCTAGTTCACGTCTAATGGAAAAACTAAAAAAGAAGAGAGATGAGACGTTTGGAAATGACGAATAG
- a CDS encoding ATP-binding protein, whose protein sequence is MRRLEMTNSLVLKGDFEEAKYKVQALLEYNKNPFIEALPPIFSEDNVLERFMVTPRITQQEKQSETNIRYHVLKRVKNFIQPLPIHFEVERRLSTLIRRGYLARNPLDKTFLERIRVLHHLREDEEEAHKYIDERLNYLRSTADSLSIIGLSGIGKTTAIERLLLMYPQVIKHESYEGHLFNRTQIVWLKIDCPYDGSLSTLCKSFFKAIDNLLGTRYLEKYGYLNRVTSTMLLHMTSLASMYGIGVLVIDEIQHLLHSKNDQEEMLNFFVTLSNTVGIPTVLIGTSKAQQLFKGNFRQARRAASDGAIIWDRMTEGSEEWEFFLETLWELQCLRTRSELTEEVKKTFYEESQGITSVAVNLFILAQERALFDESNEEEHITTRVLKKTAQEDMRIIQPMLNAIRKNDLKAMYKYEDIVINLDDLMINHKQNIEYEGKIKEAMKERQNTMEYKRQDTIEGLTLEVASLGIFENLGTNDIKRIITKILETNPIDTDFNVLKTDSIQKAITLNQQKKLKKESKMPKGELLPLLTLRKAAIEKKQHPYVLFKSKGFIKSPLQEFYK, encoded by the coding sequence ATGAGACGTTTGGAAATGACGAATAGCCTTGTTCTTAAAGGAGATTTTGAGGAAGCTAAGTATAAGGTTCAAGCTTTATTAGAGTACAATAAAAATCCATTCATTGAAGCTCTTCCCCCTATTTTCAGTGAAGACAATGTGCTAGAGCGATTTATGGTAACACCACGTATTACTCAGCAAGAAAAGCAAAGTGAAACGAATATCCGATATCATGTGCTAAAACGTGTGAAAAACTTTATCCAGCCCTTACCCATCCATTTTGAAGTAGAACGAAGACTTTCTACGCTAATTCGTAGAGGTTATTTAGCTCGAAATCCTTTGGATAAAACCTTTTTAGAACGTATACGAGTATTACACCATTTGCGTGAAGATGAGGAAGAAGCTCATAAATACATTGATGAGCGTTTGAATTACCTTCGTTCTACAGCAGATAGTTTATCAATTATTGGTCTCTCTGGTATTGGTAAAACAACAGCAATTGAGCGATTGTTGCTAATGTATCCTCAAGTTATTAAACATGAATCCTATGAAGGCCATCTTTTTAATCGTACACAAATTGTTTGGCTGAAAATTGATTGCCCGTATGATGGCAGCTTATCAACGCTTTGTAAAAGCTTTTTCAAAGCAATTGATAATTTACTTGGCACACGTTATTTAGAGAAGTATGGCTATTTAAATCGTGTTACGTCAACAATGCTTTTGCATATGACCTCATTAGCCAGTATGTATGGTATTGGTGTGCTGGTCATCGATGAAATCCAGCATCTACTACATTCTAAAAATGACCAAGAGGAAATGCTCAATTTCTTTGTAACTTTATCAAATACGGTCGGTATTCCTACAGTATTGATTGGTACTTCAAAGGCACAGCAACTATTTAAAGGAAACTTCCGACAAGCTCGTCGTGCAGCAAGTGACGGTGCGATTATTTGGGACCGGATGACTGAGGGCAGTGAAGAATGGGAGTTCTTTTTAGAAACTTTATGGGAATTACAATGCCTTAGAACACGTTCAGAACTCACTGAAGAGGTAAAAAAGACCTTTTATGAGGAATCTCAGGGGATAACTTCGGTTGCTGTGAACTTGTTTATCTTAGCTCAGGAACGGGCTTTATTTGATGAATCAAATGAGGAAGAACATATTACTACACGTGTTCTAAAGAAGACAGCACAAGAGGATATGAGAATAATTCAACCAATGCTCAATGCAATTCGGAAAAACGATTTAAAAGCGATGTATAAGTACGAGGATATTGTGATTAATCTAGATGATCTGATGATTAACCATAAGCAAAATATAGAGTATGAAGGTAAAATCAAAGAGGCGATGAAAGAACGACAAAATACTATGGAGTATAAGCGACAGGATACAATTGAAGGTTTAACTCTAGAGGTAGCTTCATTAGGTATTTTTGAAAATCTGGGTACGAATGATATAAAGCGAATAATAACCAAAATTTTAGAGACTAACCCAATAGATACAGATTTTAATGTATTGAAAACAGATTCAATTCAAAAAGCTATTACACTAAATCAGCAAAAGAAACTAAAAAAAGAATCTAAGATGCCCAAGGGAGAATTATTACCATTGCTAACATTAAGAAAAGCAGCAATTGAAAAAAAACAACACCCTTACGTATTGTTTAAATCAAAAGGATTTATTAAAAGCCCATTACAAGAATTCTATAAGTAA
- a CDS encoding CdaR family protein: protein MDKLMDSRWFMRIVSLFLALLLFTTVYIDDDVIKDSRESGTSEDLITLNVPLVAYYDTENLVVSGLPNTVDIAISGPKSLVQSIKARKDFNVFVDLENLTIGDHNVPVRWENISEKLEVKLDPTYLSVNVQEKITAEFFIEPEINESLLAAGYEIEELTVSPEKVSITGAKSEIDKITYVKATLDINDSIDETITKEARVLALDLELNKLDVTIEPEIVDVTINVINPSKEVSLSIVEKGSLPEGVEIDSIDIKPETIFAFGRKEVLDSLKELKVEVDVSEITEDTTFEIPVTLPEGLNQVEPEAVSVTVNVKEKDKRTFSQRPIESRGQEEGMEISFLSPEEGQLDVTVEAYQNILEELTEDDFNVFIDVSDLEVGEHEVTVKIDGLDGVTWNASIETVKVKIDKTAT from the coding sequence ATGGATAAATTAATGGATAGCCGTTGGTTTATGCGTATCGTGTCATTATTTTTAGCGCTATTGTTGTTTACAACGGTTTATATCGACGATGATGTTATAAAGGATTCTAGAGAGAGTGGAACAAGTGAAGACTTAATCACACTAAATGTGCCATTAGTGGCTTATTATGACACAGAAAACCTAGTTGTTTCAGGTCTTCCCAATACCGTCGACATTGCGATTTCTGGCCCTAAAAGTCTTGTCCAATCGATTAAAGCTCGAAAAGACTTTAATGTGTTTGTGGATTTAGAAAATTTGACGATTGGAGACCACAATGTGCCGGTTCGATGGGAGAATATATCTGAAAAGTTAGAAGTGAAATTGGATCCAACTTATCTTAGTGTGAATGTACAAGAGAAAATTACAGCCGAGTTTTTCATCGAACCTGAAATTAATGAATCGTTACTCGCAGCCGGGTACGAAATTGAAGAATTAACCGTAAGCCCAGAAAAGGTTTCTATTACGGGTGCCAAAAGTGAAATTGACAAAATTACTTATGTAAAAGCCACTTTGGATATCAATGATTCAATTGATGAAACTATCACGAAAGAAGCAAGAGTGCTTGCACTGGACTTAGAGTTAAATAAATTAGACGTAACAATTGAACCGGAAATTGTAGATGTCACCATTAACGTCATTAACCCATCAAAGGAAGTGTCTTTATCGATCGTAGAGAAAGGATCCTTGCCTGAAGGGGTAGAAATTGATTCGATTGATATTAAGCCAGAAACGATCTTCGCCTTTGGTCGAAAAGAGGTATTGGATTCCCTAAAAGAATTAAAGGTAGAAGTAGATGTATCAGAGATAACAGAAGATACAACGTTTGAAATCCCCGTGACTTTACCTGAAGGTTTGAATCAGGTTGAGCCTGAAGCTGTCTCAGTGACCGTCAATGTAAAAGAAAAAGATAAACGTACTTTTTCACAAAGACCGATTGAGTCTAGAGGGCAAGAAGAAGGGATGGAAATTTCCTTTTTATCACCTGAAGAAGGCCAATTAGATGTAACAGTGGAAGCCTACCAGAACATTTTAGAAGAGTTAACAGAAGATGATTTTAACGTATTTATAGACGTTTCCGATCTCGAAGTGGGAGAGCATGAGGTGACAGTGAAAATTGATGGACTCGATGGTGTGACATGGAATGCCTCGATCGAAACAGTTAAAGTGAAAATTGATAAGACTGCTACATAA
- a CDS encoding TnsA endonuclease N-terminal domain-containing protein — protein MSKRKRTSKIEKWIKEGRGSGIGSEYKPWLKIQDVSSLGRSTRLKGIKTNRQHEFLSDLERNYFYITEFSDSVIDIREQFPLLPLEETIVIANELGIKHPTDPKTGEPIVMTTDFLLTINNGQGVIEVAHTIKMKDELLKERILEKFEIEREYWHRKKIDWGIVTEEEVHKTMARNISYIHDYYDIRDYDVFREMNAKYIEDLSISLMQRLLGTNDSIRKITNEFDKDTHLPFGSGVTLFYHLLAQKIIIINMLKSIDLEQPISIKSVDESKVKKVKYG, from the coding sequence ATGTCAAAAAGAAAAAGAACATCTAAAATTGAGAAATGGATAAAAGAAGGCCGTGGCTCAGGTATTGGTTCAGAATATAAACCATGGTTAAAAATTCAAGATGTATCTTCGTTAGGTAGATCTACTCGCTTGAAAGGAATAAAGACAAATAGGCAGCATGAGTTTTTATCAGATTTAGAACGAAACTACTTTTATATAACAGAATTTTCGGATTCTGTTATAGATATTCGTGAGCAATTTCCTTTACTACCATTAGAAGAAACAATTGTCATTGCAAATGAGTTAGGTATTAAACATCCCACTGATCCTAAAACGGGAGAACCGATTGTGATGACAACGGATTTTTTATTAACGATTAATAATGGACAAGGTGTAATTGAAGTCGCTCATACAATTAAAATGAAGGATGAATTATTAAAAGAGCGTATACTTGAAAAGTTTGAGATTGAACGTGAGTATTGGCATAGAAAGAAAATTGATTGGGGCATTGTAACAGAAGAAGAAGTACATAAAACAATGGCAAGAAACATCAGTTATATCCACGATTACTACGACATTAGAGATTATGATGTATTTCGTGAAATGAATGCCAAGTATATTGAAGATTTATCTATTTCTTTAATGCAGAGGCTTTTAGGCACTAATGATAGCATCCGTAAAATCACAAATGAATTTGATAAAGACACGCATTTACCTTTTGGTAGTGGTGTTACACTATTTTATCATTTATTAGCTCAAAAAATTATCATTATAAATATGTTGAAATCGATAGATTTAGAGCAGCCAATTAGTATTAAATCGGTTGATGAAAGCAAGGTGAAGAAGGTGAAATACGGATGA
- a CDS encoding anti-sigma factor: protein MKTCPEEIVDYMHEYLDEDISDVQEQELKAHLQTCQECHQHFHELKKALALVQSTSHVHAPSNFTANVMERLPKEKKKVGVERWLKRHPFLVAASLFFVLMGSTLFSSWENSGQLVFTNYPGLVVEGQTVVVPEGIVMTEDLYVKNGNVRVEGEVKGDITVINGEQYMASAGNVTGEIEEIDQAFEWLWFHIKDMSKKVVSLFGE, encoded by the coding sequence GTGAAGACTTGTCCAGAAGAAATCGTTGATTATATGCATGAATACTTAGATGAAGATATTTCAGATGTTCAGGAACAGGAGTTAAAAGCCCATTTGCAAACATGTCAAGAGTGTCACCAACACTTTCATGAATTAAAAAAAGCTCTTGCTTTGGTCCAAAGCACCTCTCATGTGCATGCGCCAAGCAATTTTACTGCGAATGTGATGGAGAGGTTGCCAAAAGAAAAAAAGAAAGTTGGCGTGGAAAGATGGTTAAAGCGACATCCGTTCTTGGTTGCTGCTTCACTCTTTTTTGTCCTCATGGGAAGTACGTTATTCTCCTCATGGGAAAACAGTGGCCAGCTAGTGTTTACTAACTACCCTGGTCTTGTAGTAGAAGGTCAAACGGTTGTGGTTCCCGAGGGAATCGTGATGACGGAAGACTTATATGTCAAGAACGGAAACGTGAGGGTAGAGGGGGAAGTAAAAGGAGATATTACCGTCATTAATGGCGAACAATATATGGCATCAGCTGGAAATGTGACGGGTGAAATTGAAGAAATCGATCAAGCATTTGAATGGCTATGGTTTCATATAAAAGATATGAGTAAAAAAGTGGTTTCTCTTTTTGGTGAATAA
- the cdaA gene encoding diadenylate cyclase CdaA, whose translation MPFADFLSQLTVWDSVTKIIDILLVWFVIYKLIMLIRGTKAVQLLKGIFVILIVRGLSGLLGLDTLSWMMEQAITWGFLAIIIIFQPEFRRALEQLGRGRLFSRSSIQEEEEERRMIEDITKAVSYMAKRRIGALISIERETGMSDYIETGIPLHSHISSELLINIFIPNTPLHDGAVILQKHQIAAAACYLPLSESPFISKELGTRHRAALGISEVTDSVTIIVSEETGSISVTKNSELHRELAIDDFSALLEKELIGEKQNVTSSTKWTWKGKKENG comes from the coding sequence ATGCCGTTTGCTGATTTCTTGTCACAATTGACAGTTTGGGATAGTGTAACAAAAATCATTGATATATTGTTAGTATGGTTTGTGATTTATAAACTAATTATGCTGATTCGTGGAACGAAAGCTGTGCAATTACTTAAAGGGATTTTCGTTATTTTAATTGTTCGTGGACTTAGCGGTCTGCTTGGATTAGACACATTAAGCTGGATGATGGAACAAGCCATTACCTGGGGATTTTTGGCCATTATTATTATCTTTCAGCCAGAGTTTCGACGAGCGCTTGAGCAGTTAGGAAGAGGTCGTTTATTCTCACGGAGCAGTATTCAAGAAGAAGAAGAAGAGCGTAGAATGATTGAAGATATTACGAAAGCGGTAAGCTATATGGCAAAACGAAGAATAGGTGCGCTTATCTCGATTGAAAGAGAGACAGGCATGAGTGATTACATAGAAACAGGAATCCCACTACATTCGCATATTTCTTCTGAGCTGTTGATTAATATCTTCATTCCAAATACACCACTACATGATGGGGCCGTGATTTTGCAAAAACATCAAATTGCAGCCGCAGCTTGTTATTTACCATTATCAGAAAGTCCTTTTATTTCGAAGGAGCTAGGAACACGCCACCGGGCTGCATTGGGAATTAGTGAAGTAACAGATAGCGTTACCATCATAGTATCCGAAGAAACAGGGAGTATTTCAGTCACTAAGAACAGTGAGCTACATCGTGAGTTAGCCATTGATGACTTTAGTGCATTGTTAGAAAAAGAATTAATTGGAGAGAAACAAAACGTCACTTCCTCTACAAAATGGACATGGAAGGGGAAGAAAGAAAATGGATAA
- the glmM gene encoding phosphoglucosamine mutase codes for MGKYFGTDGVRGVANTELSPELAFKLGRYGGYVLTKNTERPKILIGRDTRISGHMLEGALVAGLLSIGAEVMRLGVISTPGVSFLTKVMDAQAGVMISASHNPVGDNGIKFFGSDGFKLSDEQELQIETLLDQEEDTLPRPTGSGLGQVSDYFEGGQKYLQYLKQSVDEDFAGIHVALDCAHGATSSLATHLFADLDADLSTMGASPNGLNINDGVGSTHPETLAALVKEKGADVGLAFDGDGDRLIAIDENGEIIDGDQIMYICAKHLKSEALLKQSTVVSTVMSNLGFHKALEAQGIHSVQTAVGDRYVVEEMKKNGYNLGGEQSGHIIFLDYNTTGDGLLTGIQLVNIMKLTNKKLSELANEMKKYPQKLVNVRVTDKHHVTENEKVAAIIAEVEAEMAGNGRILVRPSGTEPLVRVMAEAATEEKCDEYVSRIIKVVEVEMGL; via the coding sequence ATGGGTAAGTATTTTGGAACAGATGGTGTTCGAGGTGTAGCAAACACAGAGCTGTCACCTGAATTGGCATTTAAACTTGGTCGATATGGTGGGTATGTGTTAACGAAGAATACAGAACGGCCAAAGATTCTAATTGGAAGAGATACACGAATTTCAGGTCATATGCTTGAAGGAGCGTTAGTTGCCGGATTGTTATCTATTGGCGCTGAAGTTATGCGATTGGGGGTTATCTCCACACCAGGTGTTTCCTTTCTAACGAAAGTAATGGATGCGCAAGCTGGTGTTATGATTTCTGCCTCTCACAATCCAGTAGGAGACAATGGTATTAAATTTTTTGGATCTGACGGATTTAAGTTATCAGATGAGCAAGAACTTCAAATTGAAACTCTTTTAGATCAAGAGGAAGATACACTGCCGCGCCCAACAGGTTCGGGCCTTGGTCAAGTAAGTGATTACTTTGAAGGTGGACAAAAATACCTTCAATATCTAAAACAAAGTGTGGATGAGGATTTTGCTGGTATTCATGTCGCGCTAGATTGCGCACACGGAGCTACTTCTTCTCTTGCTACTCATTTATTTGCCGATTTGGACGCGGATTTATCCACAATGGGCGCATCGCCTAATGGCTTAAACATTAATGATGGAGTTGGTTCTACCCATCCCGAAACCTTGGCTGCTCTTGTAAAAGAAAAAGGAGCAGATGTTGGGCTTGCCTTTGACGGGGACGGAGATCGCTTAATCGCGATTGATGAAAATGGTGAGATTATTGATGGGGATCAGATTATGTATATCTGTGCGAAACATTTAAAATCAGAGGCTCTTTTAAAGCAGTCCACGGTGGTTTCAACGGTGATGAGCAATCTTGGTTTCCATAAAGCATTAGAAGCGCAGGGGATTCACAGTGTTCAAACGGCTGTAGGAGACCGTTATGTGGTAGAGGAAATGAAAAAGAACGGCTACAATCTTGGTGGAGAACAGTCGGGGCATATCATTTTTCTAGACTACAATACAACGGGTGACGGATTATTAACGGGAATTCAGCTTGTGAACATTATGAAGCTAACGAATAAAAAACTTTCCGAGCTTGCGAATGAAATGAAAAAATACCCACAAAAATTGGTGAACGTGCGCGTGACCGATAAGCATCATGTAACAGAAAATGAAAAAGTTGCTGCCATCATCGCTGAAGTAGAAGCGGAAATGGCTGGCAACGGTCGGATTCTTGTTCGACCATCTGGAACGGAGCCACTTGTTCGTGTCATGGCTGAAGCTGCAACTGAAGAAAAATGCGACGAATACGTTTCTCGCATTATTAAAGTCGTAGAAGTAGAAATGGGCTTATAG
- the glmS gene encoding glutamine--fructose-6-phosphate transaminase (isomerizing) produces MCGIVGYIGTQDTKEILLRGLEKLEYRGYDSAGIAVQNASGIHVFKEKGRIADLRNGVNDSVEANTGIGHTRWATHGVPSQVNAHPHRSTSERFTLVHNGVIENYSILQREYLPEVSLKSDTDTEIIVQLIEKLVNEGNPVEEAFRQTLELLKGSYAIALLDAENEDTIFVAKNKSPLLVGLGETFNVIASDAMAMLQVTDQFLELMDKETVIVKKDEVTIQKLDGEVVTREPFTAELDASDIEKGTYPHYMLKEIDEQPLVTRKIVQAYQNDKDKLDIDQDIVNAMNEADRVYIVACGTSYHAGLVGKQFIEKMAQIPVEVHVASEFSYNMPILSQRPLFVFISQSGETADSRAVLVRVKELGHTAITITNVPGSTLSRESDYTMLLHAGPEIAVASTKAYTAQLAVLAILASITAESRNMDIGFDLVQELGIVANAMEALCETKEEMESIAREYLATTRNCFFIGRSVDFYVGLEGALKLKEISYIQAEGFAGGELKHGTIALIEEGTPVVALATQAAVNLGIRGNVKEVVARGANPCIISMKGLEEEDDRFTIPEVNEMLTPLISVIPLQLISYYAALHRDCDVDKPRNLAKSVTVE; encoded by the coding sequence ATGTGTGGAATCGTTGGATATATTGGAACGCAAGATACAAAAGAAATTCTTTTAAGAGGGCTAGAAAAGCTTGAATATAGAGGCTATGACTCGGCAGGAATTGCTGTTCAAAATGCGAGTGGCATTCATGTCTTTAAAGAAAAAGGACGAATCGCGGATTTGCGCAATGGTGTGAATGATTCGGTAGAAGCAAATACAGGAATTGGTCACACACGTTGGGCTACTCATGGCGTACCTAGTCAAGTCAATGCCCATCCACATCGAAGTACTTCTGAACGCTTTACGCTTGTTCATAATGGCGTCATCGAAAATTACAGCATCTTACAACGTGAATATCTCCCAGAGGTCTCATTAAAAAGTGATACTGATACGGAGATCATCGTACAACTAATTGAGAAGTTGGTTAACGAAGGAAATCCGGTTGAAGAAGCATTTCGTCAGACCTTAGAGCTGTTAAAGGGATCCTATGCGATTGCCTTGCTTGATGCTGAGAACGAAGATACCATCTTTGTTGCAAAAAATAAGAGTCCTTTACTTGTAGGCCTTGGCGAGACGTTTAATGTAATCGCAAGTGATGCGATGGCAATGCTTCAAGTAACGGATCAATTTTTAGAGTTGATGGACAAAGAGACAGTCATCGTGAAAAAAGACGAAGTGACGATTCAAAAGCTTGACGGTGAAGTCGTGACACGTGAACCGTTTACAGCAGAACTGGATGCAAGTGACATTGAAAAAGGCACTTATCCGCACTATATGCTAAAAGAAATCGATGAGCAGCCACTTGTGACACGTAAAATTGTGCAAGCGTACCAAAATGATAAAGATAAATTGGATATTGATCAGGATATCGTCAATGCAATGAATGAAGCGGACCGTGTGTATATTGTGGCTTGTGGAACAAGTTACCATGCTGGTCTTGTTGGAAAACAATTTATTGAGAAAATGGCACAGATTCCAGTGGAAGTTCACGTAGCAAGTGAATTCAGCTATAATATGCCGATTCTTTCTCAAAGACCACTGTTCGTCTTTATTTCGCAAAGTGGTGAAACAGCAGATAGCCGTGCCGTTCTAGTGCGTGTTAAAGAACTCGGTCACACTGCCATCACGATTACGAACGTACCTGGATCTACGCTTTCACGTGAGTCCGATTATACGATGTTACTTCATGCAGGTCCTGAGATTGCCGTTGCTTCTACAAAAGCCTATACGGCACAATTAGCTGTACTGGCCATCTTGGCGAGCATAACAGCGGAATCTCGTAATATGGATATCGGCTTTGATCTAGTACAAGAGCTTGGTATTGTAGCGAATGCAATGGAAGCACTATGTGAAACAAAAGAAGAAATGGAAAGCATTGCGCGTGAATACTTGGCGACTACTCGTAACTGTTTCTTTATCGGACGCTCCGTGGATTTCTATGTAGGCCTTGAAGGAGCCCTTAAATTGAAAGAAATCTCTTACATTCAAGCAGAAGGTTTTGCCGGTGGAGAGCTGAAGCACGGCACGATTGCCTTAATTGAAGAAGGAACACCAGTTGTTGCACTTGCAACACAAGCAGCCGTTAACTTAGGTATTCGCGGAAACGTGAAAGAAGTTGTGGCTCGTGGTGCGAATCCGTGTATTATCTCCATGAAGGGTCTTGAAGAAGAAGACGATCGTTTTACAATTCCAGAAGTAAATGAAATGTTAACACCTCTTATCTCTGTTATACCGTTACAATTGATCTCTTACTATGCAGCCCTACACCGCGACTGTGACGTGGATAAGCCACGAAATTTAGCGAAAAGTGTTACGGTTGAGTAG